From the genome of Clostridia bacterium:
ATAAAAGTGTCTTTTTAATGTATTCCATTGCTTTATTCCAATCTTCACGGCTGAAATAGTGCTGCCCTTCGCGCAGATGATAGCCGATATCGCCATCGTGGTACACCTCGCCGCCTTCCGGCAATCGGTTGTGATGTACAAACCCTTTATGTCCCTGACTTTCAAAAACTTCACTTGTCAGAACACAGTTTAAGAATTCAGAACTCGGATCAGCCCAGGTATCTTCTACTGCGCTTGCTACATAAATGTTACGCGGTGCAACAGATGCCATCAGAAAATGCTGATCAAAGGGCATTTTATGCTCTAAATTCTGATATTTCCAGTAATTTTCACAGAACCAGTACGGAAATCTCTTTGTGATTTCAAATACGTCTTCGCCAACCTTGTCCCGAGTAATGGCAGCTCCGCTGCAACCTGAATCGTTGGAATATGCGAGTGCAAAACGGGTATCGGTCGCGGCTGCTAAAAGCGCGGTTTTTCCGAGTCTGGAATGACCACACACAAACGCTTTGGATGCATCAAGCAAGGGATTTGTTTCTGCATAATCCATCAGGCGATGTGCTGCCCATGCCCACATAGCAATTTTCCCCGGGTCTGTGGGATTTTTTCGAATGCCATCCGGATATAAAACACCGGCAAAACCGTTTGTAAAATCATTGTCATCGGTTGTTACATCATTATATCCAAACGAAAGGGTCGCAAATCCGTTATCGACAATTTCTTCGGTGGGCATATATTTATCCGGCACGTCCGGTCTGAAATTAATGTGCACAAAGAAAGGATGCGGACCTTCTTTTGTGGGTATAACCGAATACGCAGGGAAACGAAATTCCTTGCCTTTTATTTCGGTGATAATCCATATCTTTTTAAGCACCGCTTTGCCTGCACAAAAATGGTACGCCCCTTTAACATCTTCTGTTTCAAAAGAAATTTTATCCGGCTTTGGCGGTAAGTAGCCATATTCTTCTCTCTGCAGAATTTCAAGCATTTCTTCCCGTTCTAAAAATCCGGGTAATTTTCTTCCAAGCAACATTTTTTTAAGCATTTTAAATCACCGTTCCTTTCGTCGCACTCATTGTAGCATAAATTTATTTGAAAAGCAAGCATTTTAAAGCAAAAAACTAAATCTGATACAATAGCACAAACAGAGGCATGGAAAAAATGCAAACCAACGTGGTTACAATGTTAACCGCTGTTGCAAAATCCGCATCTTTTTTATAAATTTGAGCAAATTGCATGATGGTTGCAGCTGTAGGTGTAATTGCCGCCAAAAGAGATATCAGTAAAATTTTATCTGCATTTACAATATCAATGTTTGCACGAATTATTTTTATAAGTAAAAGCACCAAAAACGGACAAACCAACATCCGCATAAACAAAACCAGATACAGCCTTTTATTTTTAAGCATCTTTTTAAAGTCAACATTTGCTGCCAGAATGCCTGCAATCAGCATGCCGACAGTACCGATCATACTGCCGAGCGAAGAGGTTACCTCTTTTGCAAATTTCGGTAAGCGTATGCCGAAAAACATCAGCAGCCCACCGATTACGATGGCAATCAGATTCACATTTAAAAGGATTTTCCTGAAACTAATTTTCTCGGACGAGGAAAAAATCTGTATGCCATGTGTCCACAAAAATATCAGCTGGACAGACATGAAGGCACAACTGTATATGACCCATTCCTCGCCGAGTACATATGACACAATCGGAATAATCAGATTTGCCGCATTAGAGTAAATGATAGATGCGCGTTCTGTGCTTGTTCCTTTAAAAAGCTTTAAGTAGATTCTGTCAAAAATCAGCAAAAGAATATGAACAACGATTGCCACAGCAAAAGCAAGTATTAAACCTTTCGTAATTTCTTGTGTTCTTTCCACATCAAAAGCATTTAAAATAGCGGCAGGCATCAGAAGATAAAGCGATATCTTGGAAAGTGCTGTACTGTCTTCGGTTTTTATAAGTCTTAATTTTACAAGCATGAACCCCAGCAACATAACCAG
Proteins encoded in this window:
- a CDS encoding AEC family transporter, which produces MISTLLLYKILQLALVMLLGFMLVKLRLIKTEDSTALSKISLYLLMPAAILNAFDVERTQEITKGLILAFAVAIVVHILLLIFDRIYLKLFKGTSTERASIIYSNAANLIIPIVSYVLGEEWVIYSCAFMSVQLIFLWTHGIQIFSSSEKISFRKILLNVNLIAIVIGGLLMFFGIRLPKFAKEVTSSLGSMIGTVGMLIAGILAANVDFKKMLKNKRLYLVLFMRMLVCPFLVLLLIKIIRANIDIVNADKILLISLLAAITPTAATIMQFAQIYKKDADFATAVNIVTTLVCIFSMPLFVLLYQI